TCCAGGCTCAGGAGGAACAGGAGCCTTTATGCAGCAGTTTGTGCTCAGCAGTTTTCTGGACAGTTGAtgttctcaaaagaagagaagctgcagaggcTGTTCAGTGGGACTTGTGGGGATTCCCCCTTCAGCTCCAGCTTGGGAAACTTCTGTTCTGGAACAACAGCTTCCTGCTTGTGCTGTTCTGAGTGTGTATTCCCAAGGTGGCAGAATTCTCCAGACCTTTCTTATTGCTGGACACaaggagtattttttttatcaggAGATGAACAAGCATTCACGTCCCACTTCTACAGGCATTTTTAAACTGCTGCCCTTTTACCTCGTTTCATATCCTTGAAGCAGCTTTACCAGGGGATTACAGAagtcacagaaaacatttcttctgacAGATCATTGCAAGGGCACGAGAGGAAACATCTTCCCACCACAACCTACTTATAAACCCAAACTCTTCATGTCCTCTTCGATTCTTACAGTCCTTCCCTTCCTGTACTCCCCATCTGAAGTGAGTCACATCTGTGGCTGTTCTTTTGTGGCACCTCCTGAAGTCTCTGAATTTGCCTGTGTTGCTGGATCTCTGGTCACTGTGTCAGGTGGGTCCTGGCTGGGGCTCAGCCCCCCTGGTGTCCCCTGCTCAGGGATGTCCCTGAGTTTCCAGGCCACCTCAGCCCCCTGCTTCCCCATCTGCACGGCTTCGTCATAGGAGGGTGGCAAGTCCAGTGCATAGACACTGTaggctgggggggacacagtgTTCTTATCCATGTCCACAAACACTGCAGGGATCTGCACACTTGGAGGGTACTGCCATGAGCTGTatgctgggaaggaaaagaatggaaaatagaaataaaacaccTGCGAGGAGCACTGATAAATAACGGGCTGATCCTGCTTTTCTCCAAGATATTATGGGCTCGTTTTTGTGGTGTCAGACACATCACTGTGCATTTAAGCTGTCAGGAGAGAATCCCCCCTGGTGGAGGCTGTGCATTCCCCCAAAGGAAGCAGCCAGGAGAGGAACATCTCTGCATCCCAGTGCCAGTGACTGCTGTGAGACACCTGACCCAGCACAGGGGAACACAGGGGGCTCAGCTGGGTTGGGACAGGAACAGCTGGGAACCCTCACAGCAGAGAGAACTTCGGCTGGAATAGTCCCTCAGGAAAAAATGAGGGAATGGGGAGAAGAACAGGTGGGGGAGAGGTCTTGTAAGAGGTTAACCCACCATGGACTTCATTCTAATCTCTGAAGCATCACATCCTCGTCTCCTGCACCCACTCCCTGTGTCACCCTGGTGACCTCCCTGCATCTCCTGCCCACCCTGTGGGGCTGGAAGTTGTTCTGGGAGTGCCCTGGGAAGCTCCTGTTGTTGCAGGGGCCGGGCTCAGGATTGCAGGCACATGGGGGATCCCCGGGTACTCACAGGTGACGGTGCTGTGGGCGGTGCTG
This genomic window from Chiroxiphia lanceolata isolate bChiLan1 chromosome 22, bChiLan1.pri, whole genome shotgun sequence contains:
- the TMEM52 gene encoding transmembrane protein 52 isoform X2, with amino-acid sequence MSDWTSLWLILLTVFLLLLCGLSASCVRFCCRRKRLPAETFPRHPCELAGIGIDSDSTAHSTVTSYSSWQYPPSVQIPAVFVDMDKNTVSPPAYSVYALDLPPSYDEAVQMGKQGAEVAWKLRDIPEQGTPGGLSPSQDPPDTVTRDPATQANSETSGGATKEQPQM
- the TMEM52 gene encoding transmembrane protein 52 isoform X1; the encoded protein is MSDWTSLWYVWLILLTVFLLLLCGLSASCVRFCCRRKRLPAETFPRHPCELAGIGIDSDSTAHSTVTSYSSWQYPPSVQIPAVFVDMDKNTVSPPAYSVYALDLPPSYDEAVQMGKQGAEVAWKLRDIPEQGTPGGLSPSQDPPDTVTRDPATQANSETSGGATKEQPQM